CGATCATCCAGTGCTCGGTCCAGGTCGAGAGGAGTTGCTCGAGCGCGATAAACACCGCCGTGCCGGCGATGGGGCCGAGCAGGGTGCCGAGCCCGCCCAGCACGACGATCGCCATGAACTCGCCGGATTTGCTCCAGGCGGCCATGTCCGGGGTGACGAAACGCGCGTAGTTCGCCCACAGCACGCCGGCGAGCCCGGTTCCGACCGCTGAGATCACGAAGGCCGCAAGCCGGAACGGGAAGGGGCGGATGCCGAGATTGATGGCGCGCCGCTCGCTCTGGCGCAGCGCCTGGAGGACGAGGCCGAAGCGTGAGTTGACGATCGAGGCGCAGATTGCCGTCCAGGCCACGAGCAGCGCCAGGCAGAGATAGTAGAAGGTCTGCGGCCGGGCGAGATCGATCAGTGGCAGTTGGTTGCGCCGCTCCAGCATCAGCCCGTCGTCGCCGCCATAAATCTGCAGCGAGACCAGGACGAAGAAAACCATCTGCGCGAAGGCGAGCGTGATCATGATGAACTGGACGCCGCTCGTTCGCAGGGCCAGCGCGCCGACCACCAGGGCGATGAGCGCGCAGACGAGGAGCGCGAGCGGCCAGACGATCAGCGCCGCGTTCGTGCCCGACCAGCCGAACAGCGGATCGCCGCCGAAGGTGTGGTGGGCGACGATCCCGACCGTGTAGCCGCCGAGGCCGAAGAACATGGCGTGGCCGAAGCTGACCATGGCCCCGTAGCCGATGATCAGGTCGAGGCTGACCGCGGCGATCGCATAGATCAGGATGCGGTTCGCAAGGCCGAGCAGCGCCGGGCTGCCGCTCGCATCGGCGGCGGGCGGAACGGCCAGGAAGAGTGCGAGGCCGAGCAGGATCGCCATCGTGCGCAAGGTTAGGCGCATAAGTCAGCTCCGCGCGGGCAGGAGGCCGAGGGGCCTCACGAGCAGAACGATCGCCATCAGGACGTAGATGCTCGCCGAAACGAGGCCCGCGCTGAGCGTATCGGCGACCGAGGGCGGCAGCAGCATCTGCAGGCCTTGGGGCAGGTACGCGCGGCCGAGGCCGTCGACCATGCCGACCAGCAGAGCCCCGACGAGCGCCCCGCGGATCGAGCCGACGCCGCCGATGACGATGACGACGAAGGTGGTGATCAGCACCCTCTCGCCCATGCCGATCTCGACCGCGAGCAGCGGCGCCGCCATGACGCCGGCCAGTCCGCAGAGCAATCCGCCGAGACCGAAGACCAGCGTGTAGAGCCGGCGGATATCGACGCCGAGCGCAGACACCATCTCGCGGTCGTCGGCGCCCGCCCGGACCAGCATGCCGAGCCGTGTGTGGTTGACGAGGAGCCAGAGCCCGATGGCGACGAGGCCGCCGACGCCGATGAAGGCCAGGCGCATCAGCGGATAGTCGAGTCCGGGAAGGACGGCCACCGAACCCTGCAGGAAAGGCGGGATGTCCATCAGGGGCGGGCGGCGGCCAAAGATCAGGCTCACCGCCTCGTTGGTGAACAGGATCAGCCCGAGCGTCGCCAGCACCTGGTAGAGATGATCGCGGCGATAGAGCCATTGCACGACAGCAAGCTCTAGCACGACGGCATAGAGCCCGGCGCCGGCGAGGGCGGCGGCGACGCCGACGAGAAAGGACCCGCTTTTCAGCACCGCAAAGGCAGCGCAATAGGCGCCGACCATGTAGAGGGAGCCGTGGGTCAGGTTGATGACGCCCATGATACCGAAGATCAGCGTCAGCCCGGACGCTAGCATGAACAGCATGGCGCCGTATTGCAGGCCATTCAGGACCTGCTCGATCAAGAGGATCATCCCCGGACCGCCCTTTTTATGGATTGAGAGCGCCACCGTTCGACCGCCGGCGGCGCGCGACGTCAGTCGATCTTGCAGCGCGCGGCGTAGGCGTCGCCGTAGTCCTCGGCGACTTTCCTGATGATCGTCTGCACGATCTCGCCGGAGGCGTTCTTCGCGAACTTCGTCAGGTAGTAGTCCTGGATCGGGTGCTGGTTCGGCCCGAGTGAGAACTTGCCCCGTACCGCCGTGAACTGCGCCTTCCGCAGGGCGTCGCGGAATTCCGCCTGCTTGCCGATGTCGCCATTGACCGCCTTGAGCGCGCTGCCGATGAGGTTGGCCGTATCGTAGGCCTGCTGGGCATACATCGTCGGCGTGCGCGAATAGGCCTTGCGGAAGGCTTCGACGAAGGCCTTCGACGCAGGATTGTCGAGTTCCGTGGTCCAGACCGCGGAAGCATAGATGCCGTCGGCGGCCTCGCCGGTGGCGCCGATCATGCGCGCATCCATGGAGAAGCTCGGGATCAGCATCGGCACGGACTTCGACAGGCCGGAATTGGCATATTGCTTGGCGAAGTTAATGCCGGCGCCGCCGGGATGGAACTGGTAGATCGCGTGGGGCTGCAGCGAACGCACGCGCGCAAGTTCGACCGAGAAGTCGGTCTGGTCGAGCTTTGTATAGATTTCGCCGATGATCTCGCCCTTGAAGGTGCGCTTGAACCCTTCAAGCGCGTCACGCCCGGCCTGATAGGCCGGCGCGAGCAGGACGACACGCTGGTAGCCCAGCCGATTGGCGGACAGGCCCGCCGCCTCGTGGAAGGCATCGTTCTGGTAAGACGCGACGAAATAGTTGCGGTTGCACTTCTCGCCGGCGAAGACCGACGGCCCGGGGTTGAGGCTGACATAGAATCCGCCCGCTTCGAGGACGCCAGGCACGACCGCCGCCAGCACGTTCGAGAAATTGACTCCGGTGAAGAGCTTGATGCCGGACTGTACCATGCGGTCGGCCGCCTGCTTGGCATTGGCCGGCTTCAGGCTGTCATCCTCGATCTCGAGCTTGACCGGCACGCCGCCGAGCGTGCCGTCCTTCAAGGCAAGCTGGAAGCCGTCGCGGATGTCCTCGCCGATGTAGCCTGCCGGGGTCGAGAGCGTGGTGATGAAGCCGATCGTGGTCGGCGTCGCCGGGCCGCTCTGGGCGCTGGCCGGCGTGGCCAGGGTCGCGGCGAGGAAGGCCGCGGCGATGGCCGGGTGCGATAGGGATATCCTTGTCATCTAGTGCGTCCCCTCTTGTTTCGTTGGAATAAAATCAGCCGTCTCGACTCGTCACACCGCCACGACCGGATGGCGGATCGTGCCGATGCCGTCGACGCCGGCTTCCACGATGTCGCCGGGCCAGAGCCATTCCTGCGGTGTCCTGCCGGCCCCGACGCCGTCCGGCGTGCCGGAGGCGATGATGTCGCCGGCTTCCAGCGTCATCGCGGCGCTGATGTCGGCGATCAGCGTCGGGATTTTGAAGAGCATGTGCCGCGTGTTCGACTTCTGCTTGATCTGTCCGTTCACCGTCAGCCACAGGTCGAGCGCATGCGGATCGCCGATCTCGTCGGCGGTGACGATGCAGGGCCCGAAGGGCGCGTAGGTGTCCTGTCCCTTCGAATAGATCCACTGTCCGGCGCGGCGGTTGTCGCGCGCGCTGACGTCGATCAGCACGCTGTAGCCGAAGACATGGGCGAGGGCGTCGGCCTCGGAGACGCGCCGGGCGGTCCGGCCCATGACGACCGCGAGCTCGACCTCCCAGTCGAGCTGCTGGGTGATCGCCCGGTTGTGCTCGATCGCGTCGCCCGGCCCGATGACGCTGGTCGGCGGCTTCGAGAAGATCACCGGCTGCTTGGGCAGTTCCTTGGATGTGTCGAGCGTGCGGGCCGATTCCGCGACATGCTCGACATAGTTCAGGCCGATGCCGAAGATGTTCTTGCGTGGGCGCGGGATCGGCGCCAGCAGCCGGACATTGCCGAGCGGCAATGCCGCGCCCACCGGCCAGCGCCCGCGTTGATCGTCGAGCGCCTGGCGCAGGGCCGCCAAGGCGGCCGGCCCGAGCTCGATGAATGCGAGCATGGTGGAAGGGAAGCCCAGTCCAGCCTTGGCACCGAGCTGCTCGACATCGACGACGAGATCGTCCTCGATCACGCCGAGGCGGGCCGCAGCGTCGACGACGCTGCGATAGGTCACGAAACGCATGATTGAAGGTCCTCAGGCCGCCAGGGGCTGCTGTCCGCCGTTTTCGCCGAAGGCCTCCTCGCGGTAGAGGCCAAGCGCGTTCATCACCGGCATGTCGTTGAAGCAGAACAGGACGACGTCATCCCGATCGGAGGCGTTGGCGTGCTCGTGCCAGGCCCAGGCCGGCACGCAGAAGATGTCGCGCTCCTGCCAGTCGAAGCGCTTGCCGTTGATGATCGAGTAGCCTTTGCCCTTCGCCGCCTGGTAGATGAAGCTGCCGGTATGGCGATGGGCCTTGGTGCGCTCGCCGGGGCGCAACAGCTGCATCGATGCGCCGATGGTCTGCATCACCGGCCCGCCGGTCACCGGATTGACGTAGTTCATCAGGATGCCGTCGAAGGCGGAGCCATCCGTGACCTTGGCGTAACGCTGCAGTGCCTCGTAGGTCGGTGCCCATTCGTATTTCAGCAGCGGCGAATAGGGCTTGTCCCATTGCGTGCCGTAAGGGCGCAGGCCCGGGTTGCCCCAGGTCCCCGTGGCGTCGTCGACGGGGTAGCCGACGGCCTGCTGCAGATCCTCATGGACGGCGTAGAAATTGGCTTCCAGCGTGTTGACGAGCGGGATGTCGAGGCCGTCCTGCCAGAGACAGGGCGAGCCGTCCGCCGAGACGCCATGCTCGTGCCAGGTTCCGTTCGGCGTCAGCACGAAGTCGTTGGCGCCCAGCGTCATCTTGTGGCCGTCGACGATGGTGTAGGCGCCGGAGCCTTCCATGATGAAGCGCAACGCCGAGGCTGAATGCGCGTGAGCCGAGGCGACTTCGCCCGGATTCATCACCTGAAGGCCGGAATAGAGCCAGCCCACGGCCGCCGAGACGTCGCGACGGCCCGGATTGTTGAGATAGATCACCCGCCGCCCGGCCTTTTCCGGCGTGACCAGCTCGATCGAGCGCAGCACGTGCTCGCGCAGGTCGCGATAGCGCCACAGCACCGGCTCGGACTTCGATTTCGGCTGCCAGGGCTCGATCTTGTTGGCGACGGTCCAGAGCGCGCCGGCCTCGAGGCGTTCGAGCTGATCGTAATAGGCCAGCAGCTCAGGTGTGTCTTCGACGTTCGCGCGACCGGCGACGTCCTCGCGGTGGTTCTCTCGGGAATTGGACATGCGAGCCTCCCTTCGGATCAGGATGGGGTTTATATGGCATGTCATATTTTCGAAAGAAAGATATTTTTGCGTTAGACTCCACGCTGGTGTAGAGCCTGAAGGGAGAGACGAATGAGGAGACACCGGGTGCGTGTGGGGCGAAGCGGAGCACAGCCGGCGAATGACGAGATCCTGGATTCTCAGGGCGGGGCCGCGACCTTGGCAGAGGCCGCCTATCGGCGCCTGCGCCAGGACATCGTCGCCGGCGTCTTCGCGCCGAGCCAACCCTTGCGGCTGGAGCTGCTCAAGCAGCGCTACGGCCTGAGCTTCTCACCTCTGCGCGAGGCCCTGAACCGGCTCCAGACGGAGCGTCTGGTCGCGACCGCCCCGCTGCGCGGCTTTTCGGTCGCGCCGGTTTCGATCGAGGAGATGTGGGACGCGACCGAGACGCGCATCCTGATCGAGTGCGAGGCGCTGCGTCGTTCGATCGCCCATGGCGATGACGATTGGGAGGCCGGCATCGTTGCCGCCTTCCATGCGCTCGATCTGCAGGTTCGCCGCAAGGCGGCCGCAGGCGGAATTGGCGATGACGAACTGATCGCGCTCGAGACGCGGCACCAGGATTTCCACCGCGCCCTGATCGCCCGCTGCCGGTCGCGTCGCCTGATCGACATTGCCGACCAGCTCTATGTCGAAACGCAACGCTACCGCCTGCCGACGCTGGCAGGCCAGAATCCCGCCGCCAGCCGCGACGTGGCGCTCGAACACCGTCAGATCATGGAAGCGACGCTGGAGCGCCGTGGCGACGAGGCCGCGGCGCTCCTTGCCGCGCATTATCGCAAGACCTCGACCATCGTCGAAAGCTATATGGAGCGCGCGCCGGCCAAGTAAGCCGGCGCGCCATTCCAGGGTCAGGGCAGCAGCTTCCAGCCGCCCTGTTCGCTCTTCACCAGAACGCGAGAGCGCTCGTCGACGCCGAAGCTGCTTTGCGGCGTGAAGTTATAGACGGCGTGGGTGCCGACGACCTCCTTGCTCGACATCAGCGCCTGGCGCAGCGCCTCCTTGAAGGCGGGCGTGCCGGGCTTGGCGCCGCTCTCCAACGCTCGCCTGGCGGCATCAACGAACACGACCCAGCCGTCGAAGGCATAGGCGGAGAAGCCGTCCGTCGGCTTGCTGCCGTTCGCCTTCTCGTAAGCGGCTCGATAGGCCAGCGCGACCGCCTTGATCGGATTGTCGTCCGGCAACTGCTCGGCGACGGCGACCGGGCCGGTCGGGCAGATCAGGCCATCTGCAGCCTTGCCGGCGACGCGCAGGAAATCCGTGCTGATCATACCGTTATTGCCATAGATCGGACCCTTGTAGCCGCGTTCGCTGAGCGCCAGCACGGGTAGGGCGCCCGGCGTGGCGGTGCCGCCGACCATGATCGCGTCGGGGCGGGCTGCTATCGTCTTCAGCACCTGCGGCATCACCGAGGTGTCGGTGCGGGCATAGCGCTCGTTGTTGACGACCTTGATGCCGGCCTCCTGCGCCGCCGCGGTCAGCGAATTATACATCAGGTCACCAAGCGCGTCGCTGAAGCCGATGAAGCCGGCGGTCTTGACGTTGCGCTTCTTCATATCCGCGACGACGCCTTGCGCTAGCAGCATCTGTGGGTGCGGGATCTGCACGACCCAAGGGCCGCCATCGCCCTTCGCCGGCTCTGCGATCGGTGAGATCGCGACCATCGGCACCTTGAGTTCGGTGGCGACCGTCGCCATCGCGACTGTCTGGGGAGCGCCTGAGGTGCCGATCAGGAAATCGACCTTCTCCTGCTCGACGAGCTTGCGGGTATTGCGGACCGCGGCCGTCGGGTCGGAGGCGTCGTCGAGCTGGATGATGCGGATCGTCTCGCCGCCGACCTCGCTCTTATAGGCTGCGCCCGCCGCAATGCCCTTGGCGTTGGGGATGCCGATCGACGAAATCGGCCCGCTCAGGCCGGTGACGAAGCCGACCACGATTTCCGCGCGTGCGGACGTCGCAGCGAGTACGAGCGAGATAGCCGTCGCGGCGGCGCAGATCCGGTGACGCATCGAGATTTCCCCTCTTGTTGATGATGATCGTTTGGAGCGTCGCCATTCGCGGCACGCCATCTGCATCTGCGTGGCATGGCCTCGTCCAATCGCAGGATATTTGCGACCCTGCAGTTTGCGTGATGGCCGTGCGCGGTGGGACAATCCGTGCCTGAACAATCACTGTCAAGTTTTTCGATGAAATGGAATTCTTACGAAAATATGTGAAAGAGGATATCGTGAGGAATTTCAATGCCTTGCCTTAGAGGTGGACACAGCAAAGGCAGGGCCTCGCCCGGCGGCAGGCTTGACGTGAATTAGTTAAGGCATAAAGTAATTGGCGAGAGAGCC
This genomic interval from Bosea sp. 29B contains the following:
- a CDS encoding FCD domain-containing protein, producing the protein MRVGRSGAQPANDEILDSQGGAATLAEAAYRRLRQDIVAGVFAPSQPLRLELLKQRYGLSFSPLREALNRLQTERLVATAPLRGFSVAPVSIEEMWDATETRILIECEALRRSIAHGDDDWEAGIVAAFHALDLQVRRKAAAGGIGDDELIALETRHQDFHRALIARCRSRRLIDIADQLYVETQRYRLPTLAGQNPAASRDVALEHRQIMEATLERRGDEAAALLAAHYRKTSTIVESYMERAPAK
- a CDS encoding cupin domain-containing protein codes for the protein MSNSRENHREDVAGRANVEDTPELLAYYDQLERLEAGALWTVANKIEPWQPKSKSEPVLWRYRDLREHVLRSIELVTPEKAGRRVIYLNNPGRRDVSAAVGWLYSGLQVMNPGEVASAHAHSASALRFIMEGSGAYTIVDGHKMTLGANDFVLTPNGTWHEHGVSADGSPCLWQDGLDIPLVNTLEANFYAVHEDLQQAVGYPVDDATGTWGNPGLRPYGTQWDKPYSPLLKYEWAPTYEALQRYAKVTDGSAFDGILMNYVNPVTGGPVMQTIGASMQLLRPGERTKAHRHTGSFIYQAAKGKGYSIINGKRFDWQERDIFCVPAWAWHEHANASDRDDVVLFCFNDMPVMNALGLYREEAFGENGGQQPLAA
- a CDS encoding ABC transporter substrate-binding protein, which codes for MRHRICAAATAISLVLAATSARAEIVVGFVTGLSGPISSIGIPNAKGIAAGAAYKSEVGGETIRIIQLDDASDPTAAVRNTRKLVEQEKVDFLIGTSGAPQTVAMATVATELKVPMVAISPIAEPAKGDGGPWVVQIPHPQMLLAQGVVADMKKRNVKTAGFIGFSDALGDLMYNSLTAAAQEAGIKVVNNERYARTDTSVMPQVLKTIAARPDAIMVGGTATPGALPVLALSERGYKGPIYGNNGMISTDFLRVAGKAADGLICPTGPVAVAEQLPDDNPIKAVALAYRAAYEKANGSKPTDGFSAYAFDGWVVFVDAARRALESGAKPGTPAFKEALRQALMSSKEVVGTHAVYNFTPQSSFGVDERSRVLVKSEQGGWKLLP
- a CDS encoding branched-chain amino acid ABC transporter permease gives rise to the protein MRLTLRTMAILLGLALFLAVPPAADASGSPALLGLANRILIYAIAAVSLDLIIGYGAMVSFGHAMFFGLGGYTVGIVAHHTFGGDPLFGWSGTNAALIVWPLALLVCALIALVVGALALRTSGVQFIMITLAFAQMVFFVLVSLQIYGGDDGLMLERRNQLPLIDLARPQTFYYLCLALLVAWTAICASIVNSRFGLVLQALRQSERRAINLGIRPFPFRLAAFVISAVGTGLAGVLWANYARFVTPDMAAWSKSGEFMAIVVLGGLGTLLGPIAGTAVFIALEQLLSTWTEHWMIVMGPVLTLVALFGRRGIAGRLFGGRRD
- a CDS encoding branched-chain amino acid ABC transporter permease — its product is MILLIEQVLNGLQYGAMLFMLASGLTLIFGIMGVINLTHGSLYMVGAYCAAFAVLKSGSFLVGVAAALAGAGLYAVVLELAVVQWLYRRDHLYQVLATLGLILFTNEAVSLIFGRRPPLMDIPPFLQGSVAVLPGLDYPLMRLAFIGVGGLVAIGLWLLVNHTRLGMLVRAGADDREMVSALGVDIRRLYTLVFGLGGLLCGLAGVMAAPLLAVEIGMGERVLITTFVVIVIGGVGSIRGALVGALLVGMVDGLGRAYLPQGLQMLLPPSVADTLSAGLVSASIYVLMAIVLLVRPLGLLPARS
- a CDS encoding fumarylacetoacetate hydrolase family protein: MRFVTYRSVVDAAARLGVIEDDLVVDVEQLGAKAGLGFPSTMLAFIELGPAALAALRQALDDQRGRWPVGAALPLGNVRLLAPIPRPRKNIFGIGLNYVEHVAESARTLDTSKELPKQPVIFSKPPTSVIGPGDAIEHNRAITQQLDWEVELAVVMGRTARRVSEADALAHVFGYSVLIDVSARDNRRAGQWIYSKGQDTYAPFGPCIVTADEIGDPHALDLWLTVNGQIKQKSNTRHMLFKIPTLIADISAAMTLEAGDIIASGTPDGVGAGRTPQEWLWPGDIVEAGVDGIGTIRHPVVAV
- a CDS encoding ABC transporter substrate-binding protein; the protein is MTRISLSHPAIAAAFLAATLATPASAQSGPATPTTIGFITTLSTPAGYIGEDIRDGFQLALKDGTLGGVPVKLEIEDDSLKPANAKQAADRMVQSGIKLFTGVNFSNVLAAVVPGVLEAGGFYVSLNPGPSVFAGEKCNRNYFVASYQNDAFHEAAGLSANRLGYQRVVLLAPAYQAGRDALEGFKRTFKGEIIGEIYTKLDQTDFSVELARVRSLQPHAIYQFHPGGAGINFAKQYANSGLSKSVPMLIPSFSMDARMIGATGEAADGIYASAVWTTELDNPASKAFVEAFRKAYSRTPTMYAQQAYDTANLIGSALKAVNGDIGKQAEFRDALRKAQFTAVRGKFSLGPNQHPIQDYYLTKFAKNASGEIVQTIIRKVAEDYGDAYAARCKID